The genomic stretch CGTCGCTCGGCTGCATCTTGGATCCGCAGCGGCGAGCCACCGTCGTCTGGACCATGGGGCCGCCCCAAGGTGGCGACTTCTCCGCCTTCGCGGCTACGTATCGTTGAGTGAGGAGCACGACCATGACAGCCCGTCTCCCCCCCATCTGGCACGCTGCAGCCCTCCGACCCCTGGCTCCGCTGGTGTTGGCCGCCTGGGAAGACGGCTCGCTCACGCCGGGAGAACTGCTGGACCTTCGCAGCGCGCTGGAGCGCAGCCCAGGTCTCAGTCACGAAGAGCGCACATCGGTGCGGGCCTTCCTGGACCCCAGCGCGCCGCCGTCGCCACAGGCGCTGCTGGCGCTCGAGCGCGCGGTGCGAGCCTCTCTCGAGGCGGTGCCCGCTGAGCAGCGCCGCACGCTCGAAGCGCTGACGTCGGCACTCTCCGAGGGTGGGGGAGACGCGGCGCAGGCCACCGCGCTGCACCGCGCGCTCCAGCCGCTCGAAGCCCACCTCAACGCCGACCTCTTGCCGCGCATGGCAGGCACCCCGACCGCCGGCCGGCTCGTGGCCTTGCCGGACGCCGAGCTGCAGACGCTGAAGGAGCGCCTGGACGGCCCGCACGCGCCCACGCGTGACCGCATGCGCGCCATGCTGGCGGGGCCCGAGTTCCGCGCGCGCGAGGGCCTGAGCCACCACGAGTATCGCGAGCAGGTGCTGACGTGGGTGCGCTCGCTCACGGCGCTCCAGCTGTACGAGAAGGCCTACGGCGCGCTCGACCCCGCGCAGCGCGAGATTGGCGAATTCGTGTGTGGCTTCGAGACGCTGGCCTGCTTCGACATGAGCGTGGTGGTGAAGTTCGGCGTGCAGTTCGGGCTGTTCGGCGGGGCGGTGGCGTCGCTCGGCAGCGCGCGGCACCACGCGCTGCTGCGCGACATCGGCAGCGGCCGGCTGCTGGGCTGCTTCGCCATGACCGAGCGCGGCCACGGGTCCAACGTGCGCGACCTCGAGACCACCGGCACGTATGACGCGGCGACGCAGGAGTGGGTGATCCACACGCCCTCCATCAGCGCCGGCAAGGAGTGGATCGGCAACGCGGCGCTGCACGCCAAGACGGCCGTGGTGTTCGGTCAGCTCGAGACGCAGGGCGAGGGCCACGGGGTGCACGCCTGGCTCGTACCCATCCGCGATGACCAAGGCCAGCCCATGCCGGGTGTGCGCATCGAGGACTGCGGCGAGAAGATGGGCCTCAACGGCGTGGACAACGGCCGCTTGTGGTTCGACCACGTGCGGGTGCCGCGCGAGGCGCTGCTGGACCGCTTCGGGCAGGTGGCCGAGGACGGCACCTACAGCAGTGAGATCCCCAGCGCGTCGCGGCGCTTCTTCACCATGCTGGGCGTGCTGGTGGGGGGCCGCGTGAGCGTGGCCGGCGGGGCGCTCGCGGCAAGCAAGGTGGGGCTCGCCATCGCCATCCAGTACGCCGAGCAGCGCCGACAGTTCCCCAACGCCGAGGGCGAAGAAAAGCCGCTGTTCGAGTACCTCACGCACCAGCGCCGTCTGGTGCCGCGCCTGGCGGCCGCGTGTGCCTTCAGCTTCGCGCAGAACGCGCTGGTGGAGGAGTTCGAGCGGTCACAAAAGGACCCGCACCCCTCGCGCGAAGTGGAGACGCTCGCCGCGGGCCTCAAGTCGCTCGGCACCTGGCAGGCCATCGAGACGCTCCAGCTCTGCCGCGAGTGCTGCGGCGGGCAGGGCTACCTCTCGTCCAACCGCATCGACGCGCTGCGCACCGACACCGACGTGTTCACCACCTTCGAAGGCGACAACACGGTGCTGATGCAGCTCGCCGCAAAAGACGTACTGGGCCGCTTCGCGCGCAAGCTCGGCGAGAGCCCGGTGCGCACGCTGGCCGAGACGTTTGCCCGCGGCATGAGCGCGCGCGTCAGTGAGCTGGTGCGCAGCACGGACGAAGCCGACCTGCGCTCCCCCGAGTTCCACAGCGAGGCCCTGCAGTTCCGGGAAGACGCACTGCTGTCGTCGCTGGCCAAGCGCGTGAACCGCCGCGTGAAGTCCGGCATGACCACGCAAGAAGCGTTCGAGGCGTGCCAGGACCACGCGCTGGCCCTCGCGCGCGCGCACATCGAGCGGTTCATCTACGACGCCTTCCGCAAGGGCGCCGAGGGCGTGCCGCTGCTCGAGGCGCACTGCGCGCTCTACGGGCTGTGGCGCATCGAGAGCGACCTCGCGTGGTTCCTCGAGAACGGCTACCTGGCGCCCGACAAGGCGCGCGCCATCCGTCACCAGGTGAACGCGCTGGTGGGCGAGCTGCGCACCTCCGCGCTTGGCGTGACACAGGCCTTCGCCATCCCGGCGAGCTGCCTCGGGCCGCTCGGAGACGCCGAGTACCTGCGGTCGTCGGGGTTGGCCGCTGGCGGCGCCGGCTAGACGCGCAAATCCGTGCGTTCGGTTCTCGCGAGGGCTAGGTTGAAGGTGCGACGCGATCCAAGTGACCGCCGCCCATTCAAAGGGGGCTCCCATGGAACGAGAAACACAGAAGCGCGACGACCTCGGACAGGTCATCGTCGTGGCCGTCGACCTCACGGAGGCGTCGGATCCGGCGGTGCTCGCGGGCGTTCGCATCACCCGGCCCGGAGACACGCTGCTCATCGCCCACACCGTGCAGTCACGGCGCGTGGGCGAGGTCCAGCGCATCGTGGAAGAGGAGAAGCTGCTGGAGAGCGATCCCGTCGAGGTACGCGACTACTTCCGCGCGGTGTGCGTGGGCGCGGGAGACTGGCCAGCCGCCACGCCGCGCTTCCGCACCGTCATCGGGAGCCCAGTGGAGGCCATCCTGCAGTGCACCGTGGACGAAGAGGCGCACATCCTCATCTGTGGCACGCACGCGCGCCACGGCCTGGACCGCCTGCTGCACGGCTCCGTGGCCGAGGTGTTGGTGCGCGAGGCGCGCTGCCCCGTGCTGGTCGCGAAGCCCCGCTCGTATGCATCCGCCCGCAAGAGCGACCGCCCGGTGCCGCTGTGCGCCGACTGCGTGGCCATGCGTCAGCAGAAGGCAGACCCCATGGTCTGGTGCGAGGTGCACGCTCGGGAGCACTTCGCCCCTCACACCTACGGCCCCAGCGAGTTGCGCGGCAGCCACCCCGCGAGCTTCAACATCCCCACGTGACCGTACACCTTTCCGATGGGCTGGCGCGGGGGCGCTCCTGTACGCTTCCTGGAGCAATCCCCCCTGCCTTCGGACGTGTTCATGAAACGTAGCGCGTGTTCCTCGCTGGCCGTCGTCCTCCTCCTCGTCTCCGCGTCGGGCTGCGGCGGTGGGGACACCAGCGCAGACGCCGGCCCCCTCGACGCATGCAATTGCGACGGCGGTGGCGACGGCACCCCACCGGAGCCCGGCAACACCCTGACCGCCTCGAATCCCACGTCCAGCAACGTGGACCTGAGCTGGAGCGCGGCCACGGACGACACCACCGCGGCCGCGTCCCTCGAGTACCGCGTCTACTTCTCGCTCACGGACAACCTCGACACCCTGGGCGACGTGGAGAGCAACGGCACCCCGGCCGGCGATTGGGCTCTCAACCTCACCGCGTTCACCGTGGAGAGCCTCTCCCTCGACACCACCTACTTCTTCAACGTGCTCGTGCGCGACGAGGCGGGGAACGTGGCCGTGTACGGCGGAGCGAGTGAGACCACGCTCGACGGGTCCTGGCAGGACGCAGCGCCGCTCGAGGACTACACGGGCGGCTCCATCTACTACTCCACGCTCGCGCTCGCTCCAGACGGCGAGGTGCTGGCGTACTGGGACCAGCAGCCCAGCTGGGACGCTCACTTCGCCACGCGCGGCCTCGGCGTTGGCGCGTTCACCGGGGCGGCCCCGTGGAGCGACGAAGAGTTCTACACCCCCACCCTGGGCTACGGCTTCGACGGGAACCTCATGGGAGCGAGCCTCCGGAGCAACGGCGACGCCACGACCGACGTGCTCTTTGGCCAGGCCGTGCCGGGCTCGGGGATCACGTTCGACGAGGTCGCCACGGGTCTGGACACGGACTACGCCCGAGACGCCCTCGCGTGCGTGGCGCAGAACGGTGACGTCATGGTGGTCTGGATGGACGGCACGGCGTCGAGCACGTACTCGCTGCGCGCCCGCTTCCGCACGGGGACCACGTGGGGAACCACGTCGCTCGTCAGCGCCGGTGAGGCCTCGACCTCTCCGGACTCAACGTGGTGTGCAGCCCCAACGGCGACCACATGGTGCTGTTCGGCGAGGACCCCGGCACAGACAGCGTGCTGAACGCACGGGTCTATGACGCCACCCTCGACAACTGGATGGCGGCGACGCCGCTCGGTACGGACAACTACCAGTACTACGTGACGACCGCGCGTACGGCGGACGGGAGGGTGGTGGTGGCCTACGAGGAGTACGACGACACCGCGATGGTCGGCTACTTCCGTGCGCGGACCTACAGCGGAACCACGTGGTCCACGCCAGCGGACACCCTCGCCAGCGACAATCCGGTCAACGTGAACAGCTTGAGGCTCGCGGCGGCCGGCAACGACGTGCACGCCGTTTGGCGCGCCAGCCCGTCTCAGTTCATGACGCGTCGCCTCGAAGAGGGCAGCACCACGTGGACGGCAGAGGCGCCCCTCGAGACCGTGGCGGCCGTGCAGGAGTTCTGTCTGGCAGGCGGTCCGACTGGCGGGCTGGTGCTCACGTGGGCCGCCGGCGCCGCGGTAGCTGCCCAGCTCTACTCCGGGGGCACCGACACGTGGGGGACGGTCACGCCCCTCCTGCCAGCCGGTGACGGCGTTGGCTACGGCTCGCTCGCCTGCATCATGGACTCACGGCGCCAAGCGACGGTGGTGTGGACGGAGTGGGACCCGGTGGCGGGCGAGTACTCCGCCTTCGAGCGGACGTTCCGCTGAGCCCGCGTCGGCTCGACAAGGTGGCGCTGCTGGGCTGGGGCGCGGCCGTGTTGGTCTTCGCCCTGCTGCAGTTCACGCAGCAGGGCCTCCAGCAAGATGACCCCTACCACCTGGCGCTGACCGAGCGGCTGGCCACGGGCGAGCTGCTCACCGCGCTACCGTGGGCCAAGCACACCATCCTGGCCGAGCGCTTCGCCGACCTGCACTTCGGCTACCACGTGTACCTGGTGCCGTTCGTGGCGCTCCTGGGAGGCCCGCTGGGCGGCAAGCTCGGCACCACCGTGGCCGTGGCCATGCTGCTCCTGGCGGTGCAGTGGATCGCGGGGCGCGAGCACCCGTGGCGCGCGCTGCTGTCGCTGCTGGTGGTGCCGGCGAGCGGGGTGTTCCTGCTGCGTGTGATGGGCATGCGCCCCATCGCGTGGGCCGCCGCGGCGGTGCTCGTGGTGATCCCGCTCGCGAGGGCGCAACGCCACGGGCTGTTGGCCCTGATGGGGGCCGTCTTCGCATGGAGCTACGCCGCGTTCCCGCTGCTGCTCTTGCCGCTCGGTGCGCACGCCGTGGCGCGCTTCGCCACCGCGCGGGAGCTGGCGTGGAAGCCCACCGCGAGTGTGGTGATCGGGGTGCTGCTGGGGCTCGCGCTGCACCCCAACTTCTTCGTGCACCTCGACCTACTCGCCGTGCAGCTCTTCGACGTGAGCGTGGACCGCAGCGGGCTGAACCTCGAGTACGCGTCGCCCGGCCTCGGGCAGCTCTTGAAGGAAGGCTGGCTGGTGTTCGTGGTCCTGGCGGTGGGCGTCCATGGCGCCGTGCGCGCCTGGGGCACATCACCCGAAGACCGCGAGGAGCTGCTCGCATGGGCCGTCGTCGCCGGGCTCACGCTCCTTGTCTACGTGCGCAACGAGCGCGGCGTGGACTACTTCGTCCCGACCGCCATCGCGTTCGTGGCCGTGGCGCTGCGCCGCCGGGCAGCCACGCCCGCGCCGTCCACCGCTGCGCTCGCCTTCGGCGCGTTGCTAGTCCTCGGCGGCGGCGCCGCGCACGCGCACGAGGCATGGGCACAGAGCCGGCGCTTCGAGGCCATCGACCCGAGCGCCTGCGCCACCTGGCTCGCGCGCAACAGCCAGCCCGGGGATGAGGTCTTCCTGCACGACTACGGCGCTTTCCCGCGCCTCTTCTACCGGAACGACCGCAACGTCTACACCCTGGGCCTCGACCCCGGCTTCATGCGCGCCAAGGACCCTGCGCTGTTCCACCGCTACCTCGCCGCCGTGCGCCTCGAGCGCGACCCCTACCCGCTCATCGCCGGGACCCTCGGCGCGCGCTACGTGTACGTGGAGAACACCGCGCTCAGCCGTGCGTTCTACGACTACCTGCTGGCCCACCGCGCGCAGTTTCGCCCGGCCTACCGCGACGAGTTCGCCGCGGTGTTCACGGTGGTGCCGCGCTAGCGACTCACCCCTCGAGCGACAGGATCACCAGCGAGTACCCCTCCGCCGGCGCGCTCCCGCGGTTCATGTAGCGGTGCGGCAGGTGCCCCGGGAACTGCACCAGCGAGCCGGCCTCCACGGCCACCTCTTCGCCGTCCACTTCCAGCACGGCCTCGCCCGAGAACACGACGAAGAACTCCTGCGAGCCGCGCGGGTGCGGGCGCCCGGCCACCGAGCAGCGAGGCGCCAGCGTCACGCGCTGAATCTGCACGCCGCGCGACGCGATGGGCGACATGAGCCGCGAGACGTAGCGGCCGTGGTCGTCGCGGTACTCGCGCGCTTCGGCGACCTTCACCTTGTAGAGGCGCTGCTTGGGTGGCGCGGCGATCAGCTCGTCGAGGCCCACCTGCAGCGCGGACGCCACGGCCAGCAGGGTGTCGAGGCGCGGGTTGGCCTCGCCCTGCTCGAGGCTGGCCAGGGTGGCGCGTGGGAGGTTGGCCGCCAACGCGAGATCTTTCTGGGTGAGCCCCGCGATGTGGCGGAGTCGCTGGAGGTTGGCGGAGAGGTGGCTGCGGCTCATGACGGTATCCTGGAGAATCCTATCAATATTCTAGAGCAACGGGGCTTGATCCGCGCGAAGTAGATCTCTAGCTTGCGGGCTTCCCAACCTGGAGGAGCCCCATGACCATCGAACTTCCCGCCCTGCCCTGGCCCAAAGACAGCCTTGCCCCCCACATCAGCGCCGAGACGCTGGACTACCACCACGGCAAGCACCACCAGGCGTACGTCACCAACCCTGAACAAGCTCATCGCCGGCACGCCGCAAGAGAACGCGAGCCTCGAGGAGATCGTGAAGAACTCGTCGGGCGGCATCTTCAACAACGCCGCCCAGGTCTGGAACCACACGTTCTACTGGAACAGCATGAAGCCCGGCGGCGGCGGCGAGCCCACCGGCGCCATCGCGGCCGCCATCAACGCCAGCTTCGGCAGCTACGCGGCCTTCCGTGAGCAGTTCGTCGCGGCGGCCACCACGCAGTTCGGCTCCGGCTGGGCCTGGCTGGTGAAGAGCGGCGACAAGCTCGAGATCGTGAAGACCAGCAACGCCGAGACGCCGCTGACCACGGACAAGAAGCCGATCCTCACCATCGACGTGTGGGAGCACGCGTACTACGTGGACTTCCGCAACGCGCGCCCGAAGTACATCGACACCTTCCTCGACTCGCTCATCAACTGGGACTTCGCCAACGCCAACTTGGGCTGAGCCCTTCCGCCCATGCGGCCCATGCGCCCTCCGTGGACTCTCCACGGGGGGCGTTTTCGTGTCTGCAGGCAGGCGGCGTGGGCTCGCGACGTCTGCCGAAAATTGGACCCTCGGCGCCCGTTCTGAAATGGGTCTCGTGCGGAGCACTGGCTCCCGACGAGGCAAACCATGCAACCACAGATCGAGCGCAGGTCGCACGCGCAGCGCGTGCCGATGGATCAAGGGGTCGTCGAGGTCTCCTTCTTGGAGTACGGCGAGACCGCACCGGCAGACGCCGTGAACATCGCCGAGGGCGGACTCTCGCTGCGGGCGTCCATCCTCCCCGAGGTGGGCACGGAGATGCGCTGCGCGTTCCCGATGCCGGACGGGCAGTCCATCGAGGCCGAGTGCGAGGTGGTCTGGGCCCAGCACAGCGGACCCTACGCGGGCGAGTTCGGGCTGCGCTTCGTGGACATCGCGCGCCTCGACGAAGAGCGCATCCGCGACTACGTGGACGCCCATCAGACGCGCGCTCGCGCGGAGTGGGACGACTCCGATCCGGGCGACTCGGACGGCGGCTACGTGGACGACTCGGACCCCGGCCACGAGGCGCGCGTGTCCGACGGCTACGAGCTGAGCGCGGAAGAGCAGCGCGAGCTGAGCAAGCCCCCCGGCATCCCCGACACCATCCGTTTGTTCATCGACGGCGTGAGCAGCCCCGTGGCGGCGTCCGTGGTGCACGCCACGCACGACGCGCTGGTGGTGGCCCAAGAGCTGCCCTTCCTGAGCGTGGGCACGGCCATCGCCGCCATCGAGGACGGGCCCAAGGGGCGCCTGGCCTCGGTGGAGCTGCGCATGGTGAACGGCGTGCCGCGCCTGATGCTGACCGTGCTCTTCAAGGACGACCAGAGCCAGCCCGGCGTGGACGACAGTGCCGCACCGGCCGTGCACAACGCCGTGGCGTACGCCAAGACCGAGCTGCGCAGCCCGCTGGACACGCTGCCGGACGAGGATGAAGCGGTGGAGCAGCTCGCCGCGCCACGCGCCGCGGCACCGGCCGAGGCCACCGCCGGCATCGTGAGCGCACGCCGTGACTCCGAGCCGCCCGTGTTGGGCCGCCAAGTGGACGCGCGCGTCTCGCACGCGCCCGCGCGCCGCGCCGAGGTCTTCGCCCGACAGGCGGAGGAGGACGACCTCGAGGACCTGGACGACGACCTGGCCGTGGACGCCATGGACGACGACCTCGACGACTTGTTGGGCGCCGCCGTGCACGTGCGCCGCCCGGCCCCCGCCGCAGAGGCGGACCTGCGCCCCGCCGCCCCGAGCGAAGCCGAGCTGGGAGACTCTCCAGTGGACCGCCTGTCGTTCATGCTGCGCACCCGCACACGCCAGCTGAGCGAGCGCGCCAAGCCGCTGACCGACCGCGCCCGCGACCTGTCGAAGCAGGGCGCGCGCGGCATCCTGCCCGCGCTCCGCACCCTTTTCGCGCAGCTCGTGTTGTTCGCCAGCGCGCTGCGCAAGAAGGCCGGCCCCGCGGCGGCCTCGCTGTTCGGGCGCACCCAAGCTTTCACCGTCGCGCGGCTGCGCTCGGGCGAAGGTGCGCGCGTGGGCACCAAGGGCGGCCGCCCCGTGCGGCGGCAGCAGCAGTCGCGCCTGGGCGTGACCGGTCGTCCCCCGGCGGCGCAGGCCGAGGTGGAGACGCGCCTCGACCCGCAGCGTGCACGGCGTCGCACCGTGTTCCTGTCGAGCGTGGCCTTCCTGTTGGTGGGCACCACCGTCTGGGCCCTCACGCCCGGCGACGAGGTCAGTGAGGTGGCCACGGCGAGCGACGACACCGCGAGCCCCAGCAGCAGCGCCATGGAAGCGGCAGCGCCGGCCAGCACGGTGGTCTCGCCCTACGTGGACCCGAGCGCCCAGCTGGCAGAGCCCGCGCCCGTCATGGAGGCCGCCCCCGTCCCGAGCGGGCCCACCCCCGGCCCGTTGGCCGAGCCCACCTACCCCACGCTCGGCGAAGAGCGCCCTGCCGTACCGGGCAGCGTCGCGAGCGACTCCCCCTACGCCGAAGGCGAGGCCGAGGGCGCCACCGCGGCCCCCGAGGTCCAAGAGGGCCGCACGTTCGGTGCCGAGTCCGTGTCGAACGCGCGCTCCTTCGAGATCACCATGAGCCAGCCCGTGCGCACCCTGCGTGGCCGCGCCGAAGGCAACGGCTTCGTGGTGGACATCCCGAACGCGCTCGCCATCAGCGGCGCACGCACCATCAGCCGCAACCACCCGATGGTCGCGCGCAGCCACATCTTGAACCACGGCGACCACTCCACGCTGACCATCGAGTTCGCCGAGGGGCAGTCGCCGGCCTACCGCGTGTCCGCGCGCGGCGCCGCCATCCACATCGAGATCGCGCGCTGAGCCCGGGGGGCCCGTCAGTCTTCGCCGGGGCTCGAGCCCCGCGACGAGGCGCGGTCCAGGTCCAGGATCTTCTGCTCGCCCACGTAGCTGCGCGTCTCGTACTTGGTGACGCGCCCGATCTTGCGGACGATGTCGGCCATGCGTTGGGCCTCGCTGACCATGGTGCCGGCCGCTCGGTGCTCGGCGCTGCCCGGCGTGAGCTTGCGCTCCAGCAGCTCGGCATAGGCCATGATGCTGGTGAGCGGCTGGTTGAGCTCGTGCGCCGCCGTGCCGGCCAGCTCCGCCAGCACCGCCTGGCGCTCGGTGTGCTCCAGCTTCTGGTGCACCTCGGCCAGGCGCTGCTGCGTGCGCAGGCGCTCGCGCAGGTCCGTGAAGATGCCGAAGGTGGCCACGGGCTCACCGCGCTCGAAGATGAGCGCAGCCGAGATCTGGATGGGGATC from Sandaracinaceae bacterium encodes the following:
- a CDS encoding PilZ domain-containing protein, which codes for MQPQIERRSHAQRVPMDQGVVEVSFLEYGETAPADAVNIAEGGLSLRASILPEVGTEMRCAFPMPDGQSIEAECEVVWAQHSGPYAGEFGLRFVDIARLDEERIRDYVDAHQTRARAEWDDSDPGDSDGGYVDDSDPGHEARVSDGYELSAEEQRELSKPPGIPDTIRLFIDGVSSPVAASVVHATHDALVVAQELPFLSVGTAIAAIEDGPKGRLASVELRMVNGVPRLMLTVLFKDDQSQPGVDDSAAPAVHNAVAYAKTELRSPLDTLPDEDEAVEQLAAPRAAAPAEATAGIVSARRDSEPPVLGRQVDARVSHAPARRAEVFARQAEEDDLEDLDDDLAVDAMDDDLDDLLGAAVHVRRPAPAAEADLRPAAPSEAELGDSPVDRLSFMLRTRTRQLSERAKPLTDRARDLSKQGARGILPALRTLFAQLVLFASALRKKAGPAAASLFGRTQAFTVARLRSGEGARVGTKGGRPVRRQQQSRLGVTGRPPAAQAEVETRLDPQRARRRTVFLSSVAFLLVGTTVWALTPGDEVSEVATASDDTASPSSSAMEAAAPASTVVSPYVDPSAQLAEPAPVMEAAPVPSGPTPGPLAEPTYPTLGEERPAVPGSVASDSPYAEGEAEGATAAPEVQEGRTFGAESVSNARSFEITMSQPVRTLRGRAEGNGFVVDIPNALAISGARTISRNHPMVARSHILNHGDHSTLTIEFAEGQSPAYRVSARGAAIHIEIAR
- a CDS encoding fibronectin type III domain-containing protein; the protein is MKRSACSSLAVVLLLVSASGCGGGDTSADAGPLDACNCDGGGDGTPPEPGNTLTASNPTSSNVDLSWSAATDDTTAAASLEYRVYFSLTDNLDTLGDVESNGTPAGDWALNLTAFTVESLSLDTTYFFNVLVRDEAGNVAVYGGASETTLDGSWQDAAPLEDYTGGSIYYSTLALAPDGEVLAYWDQQPSWDAHFATRGLGVGAFTGAAPWSDEEFYTPTLGYGFDGNLMGASLRSNGDATTDVLFGQAVPGSGITFDEVATGLDTDYARDALACVAQNGDVMVVWMDGTASSTYSLRARFRTGTTWGTTSLVSAGEASTSPDSTWCAAPTATTWCCSARTPAQTAC
- a CDS encoding acyl-CoA dehydrogenase family protein, with the translated sequence MTARLPPIWHAAALRPLAPLVLAAWEDGSLTPGELLDLRSALERSPGLSHEERTSVRAFLDPSAPPSPQALLALERAVRASLEAVPAEQRRTLEALTSALSEGGGDAAQATALHRALQPLEAHLNADLLPRMAGTPTAGRLVALPDAELQTLKERLDGPHAPTRDRMRAMLAGPEFRAREGLSHHEYREQVLTWVRSLTALQLYEKAYGALDPAQREIGEFVCGFETLACFDMSVVVKFGVQFGLFGGAVASLGSARHHALLRDIGSGRLLGCFAMTERGHGSNVRDLETTGTYDAATQEWVIHTPSISAGKEWIGNAALHAKTAVVFGQLETQGEGHGVHAWLVPIRDDQGQPMPGVRIEDCGEKMGLNGVDNGRLWFDHVRVPREALLDRFGQVAEDGTYSSEIPSASRRFFTMLGVLVGGRVSVAGGALAASKVGLAIAIQYAEQRRQFPNAEGEEKPLFEYLTHQRRLVPRLAAACAFSFAQNALVEEFERSQKDPHPSREVETLAAGLKSLGTWQAIETLQLCRECCGGQGYLSSNRIDALRTDTDVFTTFEGDNTVLMQLAAKDVLGRFARKLGESPVRTLAETFARGMSARVSELVRSTDEADLRSPEFHSEALQFREDALLSSLAKRVNRRVKSGMTTQEAFEACQDHALALARAHIERFIYDAFRKGAEGVPLLEAHCALYGLWRIESDLAWFLENGYLAPDKARAIRHQVNALVGELRTSALGVTQAFAIPASCLGPLGDAEYLRSSGLAAGGAG
- a CDS encoding helix-turn-helix domain-containing protein, which encodes MSRSHLSANLQRLRHIAGLTQKDLALAANLPRATLASLEQGEANPRLDTLLAVASALQVGLDELIAAPPKQRLYKVKVAEAREYRDDHGRYVSRLMSPIASRGVQIQRVTLAPRCSVAGRPHPRGSQEFFVVFSGEAVLEVDGEEVAVEAGSLVQFPGHLPHRYMNRGSAPAEGYSLVILSLEG
- a CDS encoding universal stress protein, whose protein sequence is MERETQKRDDLGQVIVVAVDLTEASDPAVLAGVRITRPGDTLLIAHTVQSRRVGEVQRIVEEEKLLESDPVEVRDYFRAVCVGAGDWPAATPRFRTVIGSPVEAILQCTVDEEAHILICGTHARHGLDRLLHGSVAEVLVREARCPVLVAKPRSYASARKSDRPVPLCADCVAMRQQKADPMVWCEVHAREHFAPHTYGPSELRGSHPASFNIPT